The stretch of DNA GGTGGGATCGTTCGTGGACACGTCCCCATCCAACCAGGATCCCTTCGTGAAGATCGCCCTCTTGTCTCGCGCGCCGCGCAGCTACAGCACCCAGCGCCTGCGTCAGGCCGCCCTCGACCGCGGCCACAACGTCAAGGTGCTCAACACCCTGCGGTTCGCGATCGATCTGTCCGGCGACGAGCCGGACCTGCACTTCCGCGGCAGGCAGCTGACGGAGTACGACGCGATCCTGCCGCGCATCGGCGCCTCCATCACCTACTACGGCACCGCCGTGGTGCGGCAGTTCGAGCAGATGGACGTCTACACGCCCAACACCTCGAGCGGGATCACCAACTCGCGCGACAAGCTGCGGGCCAACCAGATCCTGTCCCGACACGGCATCGCGATGCCGCCGACGGCGTTCGTGCGGAACCGCGCCGACGTCGTGCCGGCGATCAACCGGGTGGGCGGTGCGCCGGTCATCATCAAGCTGCTCGAGGGAACCCAGGGCATCGGCGTGATCCTGGCGCCGGACATCAAGGTCGCCGAGGCGATCATCGAGACGCTGCACTCCACCCGGCACAACGTGCTGATCCAGAAGTTCATCAAGGAGTCCAAGGGGCGCGACATCCGGGCGCTCGTGGTGGGCGACCGCGTCGTGGCGGCGATGCGGCGTACGGCTCAGGGAGAGGACTTCCGTTCCAACGTCCACCGGGGCGGCGCGGTCGAACGGGTCGAGCTGGACGAGGAGTTCGAGCGCACGGCCGTGCGGGCCGCCCAGATCATGGGCCTCAAGGTGGCCGGCGTCGACATGCTGGAAAGCGTCGACGGGCCGCTGGTGATGGAGGTCAACTCCTCCCCCGGCCTGGAAGGCATCGAGACGGCCACCAAGCTCGACGTCGCCGGCGCGATCATCGACTACATCGACAACCAGGTGGCCTTCCCGCAGATCGACGTGCGCGAGCGGCTCGCCGTCTCCACCGGGTACGGCGTGGCAGAGCTCGTGGTGCACGGCGACGCGGACCTCGTCGGCAAGACACTCGGAGAGTCCGGACTGCGCGAGCGGGACATCACCGTCCTCACCCTGCACCGCGGCTCGATGGTGATCCCCAACCCGAACACCGGGCACGTGCTGGAGGCCGAGGACCGGCTGCTGTGCTGGGGCAAGCTCGAGGAGATGCGCACGATGATCCCGGACCGGCCGAAGCGGCGACCGCGGGTCAAGAAGCTGCCGAAGAACCCCCTGCCCGCCGACGGCTGAGGCCCGACTCGACCCGGACGCAGGCCCGACTCGACCCGGACGCAGGCCCGACTCGACCCGGACGCAGGCCCGACTCGACCTCAGGCGGTCGTCTGCTCCACCAGCGCCTCGACCACCGCGTCGATGCCGCCGCGCGCGAACGCGTCGCGCTGCAGCCGCGCCCCGGAGCCACGCTCGCGGATCCGGGCGAGGCCGGTCCTGACCAGCTCGTCGTCGCCGGTGCTCTTCAGGGCCGGCTCGACCATCGCGAGCAGCTCGCCGACCAGCTCCCAGGCCGGGACGAGCGCACCGGAGGCGGGGTCGACCAGCTGCTCCTCGACGCCCCACCGCGCGGCCCGCCAGGAGGTGGCGCGGATGAGCTCGCTGCGGATCGCCGGCACCGGCATGCCGTCGGCGGCCTGGTCGGCCACTGTCGAGACCAGCGCCCGGGCCAGGGCGGCGATCGTCGCCGCATCGCGCACATCGGCACACACGTCGCAGACCCGGATCTCGACGGTCGGGTAGCGGGCGGAGAGGCGCGCGTCGAAGCAGATCATCGCCTCGTCGAGCGCGGCACCGCTGCTGATGAGGGCAGCGCGCGCACGCTCGTACCCCTCGATCGAGCCGAACACATCGGCCGCGCCGGCCGTCGGCCACTGACCCCACAGCACGCTGCGGTAGCTGGCGTAGTCCGTGTCGCGGCCGGCCAGGAACGGCGAGTTGGCGCTGAGGGCGAGCAGCACCGGCAGCCACCCGCGGATACGGTCGAGTACGGCCACGCCCTCCTCGGGCGAGTCGATCGAGACGTGGACGTGCATGCCGCAGGCGAGCTGCATCTGCGCCAGCCTGCCGAACATGTCGATCATCCGCTCGTAGCGGGCGTCTGCCGTGGTGGTGACGCGCTGGTCCAGCGGGCTGGTCGCCGAGGCGAGCAGACGCACGCCGCGGGCCCGCGCCGCCTCTGCGAGCTCAGCACGCCGGGCGCGGAGATCGGCGTGCAGCGAACCGATGTCCTCGTGCGGCGCCGAGCCGAGCTCCGCCTGCTGCTGCATGAACTCCTTGTCGAAGCGCCCGTGCGTCGCCTGCTCGGCCCGCGCCACCACCTGACCGCCCTCGGCGGCCAGGTACGGGGACTCGCGCTGGGCCAGGAGGAACTCCTCCTCGACTCCCACTGTCCGTGTCATGGCTCGTCAGTGCCCTCTCACCCGATGATCGAAGCGTCCAGCGCCGCGACGTATCCGGCCAGGAGCGCGAGTGCCACATCACCCACGGCGTCGTCGGTGGGCCGGAACGTGGCGTGGTGCAGGATGGCCGGCTCGGCGAGACCGGGCTGCTGGTCGACGCCGACGAACATCATCAGGATGCGGGCCACGTCGCCGTAGTGGGAGAAGTCGTCGGCTCCGCACGAGCGCAGTGAGGACGTCAGCTCGAATCCGAGCTCGGCGAGTCGCGGGTGCGTCCCCGCTGCCAGCAGTGCGTCGTTGACCAGGGCCGGCTCACCGTCCTGGATCCGCACCTCGCCGCGACAGCCGAAGCCGGCGGCCACCCGGTCCACGATGGTCGTGATCTCCTCGTGCACGCGCGCCCGGTCGGCGACGTCGAGCAGCCGGAGCGTGCCGTGGGCGTGCGCCTCGTCGGGGATGACGTTGGCAGCCGACCCCGCCCGCACGGCGCCGATGCTCAGCACCGCGGCGTGCAGCGGGTCGACCCGCCGGCTGACGACCTGCTGCAGCGCCACGATGACCTGGGCCAGCGCCAGCACGGGGTCCCGGGTGAGGTGCGGATAGCCGCCGTGGCCGCCGCGTCCGGTGATCAGGATCTCGAGCTCGTCGGTCGAGGCGTTGACGGCCCCCTCGGTGGCGGCCACCGTACGCCGCGACAGCAGCGGCTGGACATGGGCTCCCACCACGGCCCGCACGTCGTGCTCGGTGAGGATCTTGGTCGCCACGATCTCGCGGGCGCCCGACGGCGGCTTCTCCTCGCGCGGCTGGAGGATGACGAGCAGCGGCACCGGCAGGTCCACCCGTGCCGCCGCCCTGGCCAACGCCGCCGTCGCAGCGAGGTGGACGTCGTGGCCGCAGGCGTGCATCAGCCCGTTGGTCGACGCGTCGTCGGATCCGGTGCACTCGATCACCGGCAGGGCATCGAGCTCGGCGCGTACGGCGACGCACGGGCCCTCCTGTCGCCCGATCCGGATCAGCCGGCCGGTCTCGGCGACGACCGAGGTCTCGCCGGCGCCGATCGCCGCCGTGACCTCCTCCGCGGTGCGCCACTCGGCCCCGGACAGCTCGGGCTGCGCGTGGATCCGGCGACGCAGCGCCACCGCCGCCGGCAGCTCCTGCTCCAGCGCGGCTCGCAACATCGCCATCGTCGTCGCACGTGGGTCCATGTCCACCGACGATACGAGGCAGGGTGGTGAAGTCACGCCGTCCTCGTCGGTTCTGCCGTACGGGCGCTGCCGGAGTCGCTATCGTGCCGACGTGCGGCAGCGCCCTCTCGAGACGGTTGGCCGGTGCGCGTCATCGGTCCGCCTCCCCGGGGCTACCCCGGGGGCCACCGGTACGTCCGGGCTCAGCACCGCGCGCGACAGGCTGCGCTCCGCTGCAGGACATCGCGCGCACGACGGGACAGGTCGGGCGGCGCTGCCGCACCCCGGCCGCCGGGCAGGACGCCGCCGTTGAGGGCCGACCTGGCGCGAGCGCTCGCCGCAGCGTTCCTGGGCGGCGAGTGGACCGAGGAGGCGCTGGTCGCGGGCGGTGTGGAGGTCCTCGGCCGACGTACCGGCTGGCTCACCGCCCTGGCGCGGCAGACCCTCGACCTCCTCCCCCGCGCCCCCGTGGACAGGCCGCGTGAGCTGGCCACCCTCATCGCGAGCCGTCCCGCAGCGGCCAAGCCCAAGGCCAGACGCGCGCGGCCGCTGCTGCAGCCGGTCAGCCCGACCCGGATGGCGGCCAACCGCTGGCAGCTGCCGGCGCTCGACGACATCGGCGCGCTCGCCGGGCTGCTGCGCGTCGACAGCGGCGAGCTGGACTGGTTCGCCGACCCGCGCCGCTGGGCCCGGCAGACCGACGAGCCCCGGTTGCAGCACTACCGGGTGAGCCACCGGGTTGCTGCCAGCGGCGCCATCCGCGTGCTCGAGGCTCCCAAGCAGCGGCTCAAGGACATCCAGCGGCTGCTCCTGGGCCGGATGCTCTCCGCGATCCCGGCGCACGCGGCCGCGCGCGGGTTCCGGCCGGGTGGCTCGGTCGGGTCCTACGCCGCACCGCACGCCGGCCGGGCCGTGGTGATCCGGATGGACCTGGAGTCGTTCTTCGCCGGTGTCACGGTGAACCGGGTCTACGGGATCTGGCGGACCGCCGGCTACCCGGAGCCGGTGGCGCACCTCCTGGCGGGCCTGACGACGACGGTGCTGCCCCACGCGGTGTGGCAGGCGATCCCGCGCCCGGCCTCCGAGCGGCTGCACGCCGCCCACTGGCGGCTGGGCCGACGACTCGCCGCACCCCACCTGCCCCAGGGCGCACCGACCTCTCCGGCGCTGGCCAACCTGGCGGCGTACCGCCTCGACGTGCGGCTCAGCGCGCTCGCGCAGGCGTGGGGCGGCCGCTACACCCGGTACGCGGACGACCTGGCGTTCTCCGGCGGCCGCAGCTGGTCGACCGGCACCTCGCGCCTGCTCGAGGCGATCGAGGAGGTCGTGCGCGACGAGGGGTTCCGACTCAACCAGCGCAAGACGGCCGTCATGATGCACGGCGGACGGCAGGTGCTCGGTGGGCTCGTCATCAACGATCGACCGCACGTCGCCCGCGCGGAGGTGGACCTGCTGCGCGCGATCCTGCACAACTGCGGCCGGTACGGCCCCGGCAGCCAGAACCGTGAGGGCGTCCCGGCCTTCGCCGAGCACCTGCGGGGCCGGGTCGCCTGGGTGGCCCAGCACGACCCGGCCCGCGGGGCTCGGCTCAAGGCGGCGTACGACGCCATCGACTGGAGCAGGTGAGGCGCGCTGCCGCTCCTTCGAGGCGTCGCTCAGTCGAGCAGCGCACCCCGCAGCGCCGCCACGGCCTGGGCGACGGCAGCCTTCGCGGCCTGGGTGTCGTGCAGCGAGTTGACCATCACGAAGTCGTGCACGATGCCCTGGTAGCGCACAGCGGTGACCGGGACACCGGCCCGGCGCAGGTTGGCGGCGTAGGCCTCACCCTCGTCACGGAGCACGTCGGCCTCCGCGGTGATGACGAGCGCCGGCGGCAGGCCGGTGAGCTGCTCGGTGGAGGCACGCAGCGGGGAGGCGGTGATCTGGGCGCGGTCCTCCTCGCTGGTCGTGTACTGGTCCCAGAACCACTTCATCCCCTCGCGGGCGAGGAAGTAGCCCTCCGCGAAGGTGTGATAGCTCTCGGTGTCGAAGCTCGCGTCGGTGACCGGGTAGAACAGCACCTGGAAGCGGAACGACACGTCGCCGCGCTCCTTGGCCAGCAGCGTCAGCGCGGCCGACATGTTGCCGCCGACCGAGTCGCCCGCGACGGCGATCCGGCTGCCGTCCAAGCCGTGCTCGGCCCCGGCGGTCCCGACCCATTGCGCGACGGCGTACGACTGCTCGATCGCGTGCGGGTAGCGCACCTCGGGCGAGCGGTCGTACTCCGGGAAGACGACGGCGGCACCGGTCCCGACCGCCAGGTCGCGGACGAGCCGGTCGTGGGTGTGGGCATCGCCGAAGACCCAGCCGGCGCCGTGGACGTAGAGCACCACCGGAAGCGCTGCGTCGGCGCCCCGGGGCTTCACGATCCGAACCTGGACCGACCCGCTCGGGCCGCCCGGGACCTCGATCCACTCCTCGTCGATGTCGGGCTTCTCGATCGGCTCGTCCTGCACGCCGTCGACGGCCTTGCGGCCCTCCTCCGGCGCGAGCTGGTAGAGGAACGGTGGCTCGCTGGTGGCGTCGACGAACGCCTGCGCGGCGGGCTCGAGGGCGAGGTGGTGCGGGTTTCCTGCCATGGGGATCTCTTCTCTGGTGGGTGGGAGGGTCTCGCCGTCGGGAGGCGGCGTCAGGCGCCGGGGCCACGGCGTCGCGCACGGGCCCGACCGTTCACGCCGGCAACCCGCGCTCGCTCGGCCGTTGCGACCGCCTGGGTCGAGGTTAGGCCCCGGACCCGGCCGACGCCGAGGCTGTGCGCGCGATGTCAAGGAAGCGTTCGCGTGCTGTCAATCTGCTCGGCACGGCGGGCGCGAGGCACCGTCGCGACCGCCTGTTCCTGACGCCACTGGGTCGGCGTGGCCTCGTAGCGCTCACGGAAGGCGCGGCTGAACCGTGCCGGCGAGGTGAATCCCGAGCGCTCGGCGATCAGCTCGACGGGGATGCCCGGCGCCGAGCCGGCGAGCAGCCGAGCGGCTCGTGCCAGCCGGGCGTCCAGGATGCTCCCCGCCACCGAGCGGGAACAGGCGCGGAACGCCTTCTGCAACGAGCGCAGCGAGACGTGCACTCCCTCGGCGACCCGGGCCGGCGTCAGTCGCGGGTCGGCCGCGTGGACCTCGATGTGCCGCAGGGCGAGCGCCACCACGTTGCGCCGCTCCACCTCGGTCGGAGTCAGGCGGCCCACGAAGTCGTCGACGAACGCGGTGGTGAAGTCGACCGCTGAACGCGCCACCGCGCCCGAGGTCGCGGGCGTGAGGTCGGCGGCGTTCTCGAGCGCGCTGCTCGCCATCGCCCACAGCATCCGAGGGACGCCGCCGACCACCGGGAACGCCACGCTGCTCAGCGCGTCGAGGGTGCGCTGTCCCAGCCCCAGCGACTCCGCGTCCATCCGGATCGAGAGCGCCTGGAAGTCCGGGGTGTAGCGGAAGCTGGTGGGGCGCCGGAAGTGCTTGACGCTCATCAAACCTGGATCGGTGTCGAGCTCGGCCCGCGCCTGCCGTACCGACACGCTGCCGCGCAGCACGAATGCCCACACCAGCGCGTCACCAGGATCCCGGTAGTCGGCACCGGGCTCGCGCGGGAGCCGGGCGTGGGTGCGGGTGAACTGCACCGACCCCAGGTCGAGGTGCTGCACGACCGTCGCCGAGGACGGCAGGAAGCCGGACGCGGTGCGCTCGAGCACGGAAGCAACGCCGATTCCGCCTTTCCCGTCGGCGCAAAGGTCTGCGAAAAGCCTAAGCGATGCCGCCGTCCGGGTGACGCCGGTCGGCGGGCGACGCCCGCTCGCCCGTGGCCGTGAGCGAGGATGCTGAGCATGAGCCTGCCGACGATCGCCGATCTGACCACCCTGCCCGCGAACGATCACCCCGACCTGCTCGCCGACCCGGTGGCAGCGGCGCTGATCGGGTGGCCCGACGCCGCCGCTGTCGGCGTGGTCGCGATCGATGCGGAGCTGGCGGACACCGCCGCCCTGGTGGCCGCCTACGACCTTCCGCTGGCGGCGAGCGGGAACTGCGTCCTGGTCGCCGGGCAGCGCGCCGGGGACGAGCGGATCGCCGCCTGTGTGGTCCCGGCCGACACCCGCGCCGACGTCAACGGGCTGGTGCGGCGGCTGCTCGACGTGCGCAAGGCGTCGTTCCTGCCGATGGAGCGCGCTGTCGAGGAGTCGGCGATGGAGTACGGCGGGATCACGCCGGTGGGACTGCCCGCCGCCTGGCGGGTGCTGGTCGACGAGCGGCTGACCCGGGCGGAGTTCGTCGTGCTCGGTTCCGGCGTACGGCGCTCGAAGCTGCTGGTGCCCGGGCCGGCTCTCGGCACGCTCCCGGGCGTCGAGGTGATCGAGGACCTCGGCCGCTGATCACCGCCGTGCCGGGTGCCTGCGCTCCCGATCGCGACACGTCCGCGAGGGGGTGCGGACAGGTGCCGGGGTGCGTCGGCACTCGGGTCCGGCCGTCGTGGGTACCGTCGCGTCGTGGATGTGGAAGCGTTCGAGGCCGAGGCCCGGGACCAGGGCGGCGGCTCGGGCGAGTCGACGCTGACCGTCGTCATCGCGCTGGGTGCCAATGCGCTGCTGGCGATGGCCAAGAGCGTCGCCGCGGCGCTGACGGGCTCTGCCGCCATGGTCGCCGAGGCGGCGCACTCCTGGTCCGACACCGGCAACGAGGTGTTCCTGCTCATCGCCGAGCGCAGCGGGCGCCGGCCCCGCGATGCCCAGCACCCCCGGGGCTATGGCCGGCAGACCTACATCTGGTCGCTGGTCGCCGCCTTCGGCCTGTTCTCGGCGGGCGCGATGGTGTCGATCTGGCACGGGGTCACCGATCTGCTGTCGGAGCCGGGTGACGCCGGCAGCTTCACCATCAACTACGTCATCCTCGGCATCTCCGTCCTGCTCGAGGGCTCCTCGTTCTTCCAGGCGAACCGGCAGGTCCACGGCAAGGCCCGCACGCTCGGCCTGCATCCGTTCCGGTACGTCTCACGCACCTCCGACAGCACCCTGCGCGCTGTCTTCTTCGAGGACGCGTCCGCCCTGATCGGCATCGCGCTGGCGGGGGGTGCGATCGCGCTGCACCAGGCGACCGGCGAGGCGGCGTACGACGCCTGTGGGTCGATCGCTGTCGGCCTGCTGCTGGCCGTCGTCGCGATCTTCCTGATGCGACGCAACATGGCCTACCTCCTCGGTCAGGGGCTCAGCCAGGAGATGCAGCGCGAGGTGCTCCGCACGATGTTGGAGCACCCGGAGATCGAGCGGATCACCTACCTCCACGTGGAGTACGTCGGGCC from Nocardioides sp. BP30 encodes:
- a CDS encoding carboxylate-amine ligase yields the protein MTRTVGVEEEFLLAQRESPYLAAEGGQVVARAEQATHGRFDKEFMQQQAELGSAPHEDIGSLHADLRARRAELAEAARARGVRLLASATSPLDQRVTTTADARYERMIDMFGRLAQMQLACGMHVHVSIDSPEEGVAVLDRIRGWLPVLLALSANSPFLAGRDTDYASYRSVLWGQWPTAGAADVFGSIEGYERARAALISSGAALDEAMICFDARLSARYPTVEIRVCDVCADVRDAATIAALARALVSTVADQAADGMPVPAIRSELIRATSWRAARWGVEEQLVDPASGALVPAWELVGELLAMVEPALKSTGDDELVRTGLARIRERGSGARLQRDAFARGGIDAVVEALVEQTTA
- a CDS encoding M20 metallopeptidase family protein, whose amino-acid sequence is MDPRATTMAMLRAALEQELPAAVALRRRIHAQPELSGAEWRTAEEVTAAIGAGETSVVAETGRLIRIGRQEGPCVAVRAELDALPVIECTGSDDASTNGLMHACGHDVHLAATAALARAAARVDLPVPLLVILQPREEKPPSGAREIVATKILTEHDVRAVVGAHVQPLLSRRTVAATEGAVNASTDELEILITGRGGHGGYPHLTRDPVLALAQVIVALQQVVSRRVDPLHAAVLSIGAVRAGSAANVIPDEAHAHGTLRLLDVADRARVHEEITTIVDRVAAGFGCRGEVRIQDGEPALVNDALLAAGTHPRLAELGFELTSSLRSCGADDFSHYGDVARILMMFVGVDQQPGLAEPAILHHATFRPTDDAVGDVALALLAGYVAALDASIIG
- a CDS encoding reverse transcriptase family protein encodes the protein MRADLARALAAAFLGGEWTEEALVAGGVEVLGRRTGWLTALARQTLDLLPRAPVDRPRELATLIASRPAAAKPKARRARPLLQPVSPTRMAANRWQLPALDDIGALAGLLRVDSGELDWFADPRRWARQTDEPRLQHYRVSHRVAASGAIRVLEAPKQRLKDIQRLLLGRMLSAIPAHAAARGFRPGGSVGSYAAPHAGRAVVIRMDLESFFAGVTVNRVYGIWRTAGYPEPVAHLLAGLTTTVLPHAVWQAIPRPASERLHAAHWRLGRRLAAPHLPQGAPTSPALANLAAYRLDVRLSALAQAWGGRYTRYADDLAFSGGRSWSTGTSRLLEAIEEVVRDEGFRLNQRKTAVMMHGGRQVLGGLVINDRPHVARAEVDLLRAILHNCGRYGPGSQNREGVPAFAEHLRGRVAWVAQHDPARGARLKAAYDAIDWSR
- the rimK gene encoding 30S ribosomal protein S6--L-glutamate ligase; translation: MKIALLSRAPRSYSTQRLRQAALDRGHNVKVLNTLRFAIDLSGDEPDLHFRGRQLTEYDAILPRIGASITYYGTAVVRQFEQMDVYTPNTSSGITNSRDKLRANQILSRHGIAMPPTAFVRNRADVVPAINRVGGAPVIIKLLEGTQGIGVILAPDIKVAEAIIETLHSTRHNVLIQKFIKESKGRDIRALVVGDRVVAAMRRTAQGEDFRSNVHRGGAVERVELDEEFERTAVRAAQIMGLKVAGVDMLESVDGPLVMEVNSSPGLEGIETATKLDVAGAIIDYIDNQVAFPQIDVRERLAVSTGYGVAELVVHGDADLVGKTLGESGLRERDITVLTLHRGSMVIPNPNTGHVLEAEDRLLCWGKLEEMRTMIPDRPKRRPRVKKLPKNPLPADG
- a CDS encoding alpha/beta hydrolase; translation: MAGNPHHLALEPAAQAFVDATSEPPFLYQLAPEEGRKAVDGVQDEPIEKPDIDEEWIEVPGGPSGSVQVRIVKPRGADAALPVVLYVHGAGWVFGDAHTHDRLVRDLAVGTGAAVVFPEYDRSPEVRYPHAIEQSYAVAQWVGTAGAEHGLDGSRIAVAGDSVGGNMSAALTLLAKERGDVSFRFQVLFYPVTDASFDTESYHTFAEGYFLAREGMKWFWDQYTTSEEDRAQITASPLRASTEQLTGLPPALVITAEADVLRDEGEAYAANLRRAGVPVTAVRYQGIVHDFVMVNSLHDTQAAKAAVAQAVAALRGALLD
- a CDS encoding cation diffusion facilitator family transporter, coding for MDVEAFEAEARDQGGGSGESTLTVVIALGANALLAMAKSVAAALTGSAAMVAEAAHSWSDTGNEVFLLIAERSGRRPRDAQHPRGYGRQTYIWSLVAAFGLFSAGAMVSIWHGVTDLLSEPGDAGSFTINYVILGISVLLEGSSFFQANRQVHGKARTLGLHPFRYVSRTSDSTLRAVFFEDASALIGIALAGGAIALHQATGEAAYDACGSIAVGLLLAVVAIFLMRRNMAYLLGQGLSQEMQREVLRTMLEHPEIERITYLHVEYVGPSRLFVVAAVDLVGDDREGQLALRFRRVEADIERSDLIEDAVLTPAPPDEPALTADGLAS
- a CDS encoding YbaK/EbsC family protein is translated as MSLPTIADLTTLPANDHPDLLADPVAAALIGWPDAAAVGVVAIDAELADTAALVAAYDLPLAASGNCVLVAGQRAGDERIAACVVPADTRADVNGLVRRLLDVRKASFLPMERAVEESAMEYGGITPVGLPAAWRVLVDERLTRAEFVVLGSGVRRSKLLVPGPALGTLPGVEVIEDLGR
- a CDS encoding AraC family transcriptional regulator, coding for MLERTASGFLPSSATVVQHLDLGSVQFTRTHARLPREPGADYRDPGDALVWAFVLRGSVSVRQARAELDTDPGLMSVKHFRRPTSFRYTPDFQALSIRMDAESLGLGQRTLDALSSVAFPVVGGVPRMLWAMASSALENAADLTPATSGAVARSAVDFTTAFVDDFVGRLTPTEVERRNVVALALRHIEVHAADPRLTPARVAEGVHVSLRSLQKAFRACSRSVAGSILDARLARAARLLAGSAPGIPVELIAERSGFTSPARFSRAFRERYEATPTQWRQEQAVATVPRARRAEQIDSTRTLP